The following proteins are encoded in a genomic region of Dioscorea cayenensis subsp. rotundata cultivar TDr96_F1 chromosome 8, TDr96_F1_v2_PseudoChromosome.rev07_lg8_w22 25.fasta, whole genome shotgun sequence:
- the LOC120267966 gene encoding putative receptor-like protein kinase At4g00960 codes for MAALQPLFILQALLHLLLLLLIFPSKTLSQNNPILVNCSTAANYTIPSPFATNLNLLLPNLIAAAANSSTLFSTATVGSTFGLAQCRPDASPFDCNACLNRSVATFSSQCPFRRYATVRFDLCILRYSDYPFFSKLADDGFVVLLNEDNATDPTVFTRRLDDLMDEISSKASRNTSRFGVGLVSVFSFEEYIYGMVQCTRDLSDGDCSLCLNRTVGILRRHCYWRIGCQCVSLSCIARFETQPFFSLSLLPPAPAPSMPVPLGTGGSPSTGNVGKSSSNSKKIVLVIVIPVVAAFLFVFAICFYLQKRVLVRKGRDRGDEPEFRSADSISFDLDTLRDATSNFSEENKLGEGGFGSVYKGTLKDGQEIAVKRLSTTSGQGFLELKNEVFLIAKLQHRNLVRLLGCCLEEQEKLLVYEYLPNASLDKHLFDPVRCELLDWTKRYKIIEGISRGLLYLHEDSRLRIIHRDLKTSNILLDEDMNPKISDFGFAKLFDVDETQGRTTRIAGTYGYMAPEYAVRGKFSIKSDVYSFGVMVLEIVTGRRNNGFEESGNGNAPNLLNYVWRYWNEGRALELKDRKLRDCVKVEEVLRCIHIGLLCVQEDPTKRPSMATVVVMLRSYSISLPTPSTPAFFLPTTTNREANMLDTGHTNQEAGRSRSISANQLSISIVEPR; via the exons ATGGCGGCTCTGCAACCATTGTTCATCCTCCAAGCTCTCCtacatctcctcctcctcctcctcatctttcCCTCCAAAACCCTGTCCCAGAACAACCCCATCCTAGTCAACTGTTCCACCGCTGCCAACTACACCATCCCCAGTCCCTTCGCCACCAACCTCAACCTCCTCCTCCCCAACCTCATCGCCGCCGCTGCCAACTCCTCCACCCTCTTCTCCACCGCCACCGTCGGTTCCACCTTCGGCCTCGCCCAGTGCCGCCCTGACGCTTCCCCCTTCGACTGCAACGCTTGTCTCAACCGCTCCGTGGCCACTTTCTCCTCCCAATGCCCTTTCCGCCGGTACGCCACCGTCCGCTTCGACTTATGTATCCTCCGCTACTCCGACTACCCCTTCTTCTCCAAGCTCGCCGACGACGGCTTCGTCGTCTTATTAAATGAAGACAACGCCACCGACCCAACGGTCTTTACTCGACGATTAGACGATCTAATGGACGAGATCTCATCCAAGGCCTCCCGCAACACCTCGAGATTCGGAGTAGGCTTGGTTAGCGTCTTCAGTTTTGAGGAATATATATACGGGATGGTACAGTGTACCCGTGACTTATCCGACGGTGACTGTTCACTGTGCCTGAATCGCACGGTCGGAATTTTGCGTCGCCATTGTTATTGGCGAATTGGGTGCCAGTGCGTCAGTTTGAGCTGCATCGCCAGGTTCGAGACCCAGCCCTTCTTCTCGCTTTCCTTGCTACCACCGGCGCCGGCGCCATCGATGCCGGTGCCGCTGGGCACTGGTGGGAGTCCAAGCACTGGAAATGTTG GAAAAAGTAGCAGCAATAGTAAAAAGATTGTTCTTGTTATTGTAATTCCTGTGGTTGCTGCTTTTCTGTTTGTCTTTGCAATTTGCTTTTATCTGCAGAAGAGGGTATTAGTCAGGAAAGGCAGAG ATAGAGGGGATGAACCAGAGTTCAGAAGTGCAGATTCTATATCGTTTGATTTGGACACCCTTAGAGATGCCACAAGTAATTTCTCTGAGGAGAATAAGCTTGGGGAGGGTGGTTTTGGATCTGTTTATAAG GGTACATTGAAGGATGGACAGGAAATAGCTGTGAAACGACTCTCAACAACATCAGGCCAAGGATTTTTAGAGCTTAAGAATGAGGTGTTTTTGATTGCTAAGCTTCAACACAGAAACCTTGTAAGGCTGTTGGGTTGTTGCTTAGAAGAACAGGAGAAGCTTCTTGTCTATGAGTACCTCCCAAATGCAAGCCTTGACAAACATTTGTTTG ATCCTGTAAGGTGTGAATTACTGGACTGGACAAAACGATACAAGATCATCGAAGGCATTAGTCGAGGTCTTCTTTATCTTCACGAAGATTCACGTCTTAGAATTATACATCGAGACCTGAAAACAAGCAACATCTTGTTGGATGAGGATATGAATCCTAAAATCTCTGACTTTGGCTTCGCAAAGCTTTTTGATGTAGATGAAACACAAGGAAGGACTACAAGAATTGCAGGGACATA TGGATACATGGCACCGGAATATGCAGTGCGTGGAAAGTTCTCAATCAAGTCAGATGTTTATAGTTTTGGCGTGATGGTGTTGGAGATCGTCACTGGTAGGAGAAACAACGGCTTTGAAGAATCTGGGAATGGGAATGCTCCTAACCTTCTAAACTAC GTGTGGCGGTATTGGAACGAAGGTAGAGCATTAGAGTTGAAGGACAGGAAGCTACGTGACTGCGTCAAGGTGGAAGAAGTACTGAGATGCATTCACATTGGACTGCTTTGTGTCCAAGAGGATCCAACAAAGAGGCCTAGCATGGCAACAGTGGTTGTCATGCTGAGGAGTTACTCCATCTCTCTTCCAACACCTTCAACTCCTGCATTCTTCCTGCCAACCACAACAAACAGAGAGGCAAACATGCTAGATACCGGACATACTAATCAAGAAGCAGGACGGTCAAGGTCCATCTCTGCAAACCAGCTCTCAATTTCAATAGTGGAACCACGGTAG